TAGGTGCGCCCCAGCGGCGTTGGATAGACACGCAGTGTGCGCCCCAAAGATGTTGCACCCCAGGACACGTGGTCAATAAGCACGGGCCCGGCAGCAGCCACGGGTACCACATTCGCGGCCAGCAGCACGGCCGTCGCGACCAGCGCCGCGACCGCACGCATTAGCGTGACTTGCCCTGCACCTCAAGCACACGGGGCCGAACATCCACGAAGTACACCCCGGCGGCCACCGCGGCGATCCCAGCGGTCAACAGCTCCAACCCCGGAATCAGGGTGAGCACGGCCGCTCCGGCAAGAATGACTATCCAGGTGGTTTTGGTCTGCTTTTCTGCGGCCACGAACGCGTCCGCGGGCTGAATCGCGGCATGAACCAGCGCGACGATCGCCGCGATAAGAGCGACGAGGGAAATCAGCGCGAAGACATGAAATGTGAAAGCCACCCGATCAGCCTACGTGGCTGATCGGGTGGCTGTCGGAGCTGGAAGTGCCTACTTCTGGGTGATGGTGCGGGTCGCCGCTTTCTTGGCCGGAGCCTT
This genomic window from Mycobacteroides chelonae contains:
- a CDS encoding DUF2516 family protein yields the protein MAFTFHVFALISLVALIAAIVALVHAAIQPADAFVAAEKQTKTTWIVILAGAAVLTLIPGLELLTAGIAAVAAGVYFVDVRPRVLEVQGKSR